Proteins from a genomic interval of Diprion similis isolate iyDipSimi1 chromosome 10, iyDipSimi1.1, whole genome shotgun sequence:
- the LOC124411723 gene encoding phospholipid scramblase 1 isoform X3 — protein sequence MPNSSCPSGLEYLMALDRLMVDQQVELLEAFTGWETANKYVVKDPRGQVVYYVAEESHFCGRMCCGKYRPFNMRIVDVTMKEVISLHRPLQCSSCCFPCCLQEMEVCSNGVQIGSIAQNWNPIRPSFSICDASGDSVLSIKGPICMCSCFDIDFDVLSVDGEHKVGRISKKWSGFAREVFTDSDMFGISFPGDLDVKIKAVLLGACFLIDFMYFEGKSKAGQLG from the exons ATGCCAAACAGCAGTTGTCCATCCGGCTTGGAGTACCTTATGGCCCTTGATCGTTTGATGGTGGATCAACAGGTTGAGTTACTCGAAG CTTTCACCGGGTGGGAAACGGCAAATAAGTACGTGGTCAAAGATCCTAGAGGACAAGTTGTGTATTACGTAGCAGAAGAGTCACACTTTTGTGGTAGAATGTGCTGCGGCAAATACCGACCCTTCAATATGCGGATTGTCGACGTTACGATGAAGGAAGTTATCAGCCTTCACCGCCCCCTGCAGTGCTCTAGCTGCTGTTTCCCGTGCTGTTTGCAG GAAATGGAGGTATGTTCTAACGGTGTTCAAATTGGCTCCATTGCACAAAACTGGAATCCCATCCGCCCTTCTTTCTCGATCTGCGACGCCAGTGGAGATAGCGTTCTAAGCATCAAAGGCCCCATATGCATGTGCTCCTGTTTTGACATTGACTTTGAC GTACTTTCAGTTGATGGTGAGCACAAAGTTGGCCGAATTTCTAAAAAGTGGTCTGGATTTGCACGAGAAGTATTCACGGACTCGGATATGTTTGGGATCAGTTTCCCTGGCGATCTGGATGTCAAAATAAAGGCAGTTCTTCTTGGTGCATGTTTCCTGAtt GATTTCATGTACTTTGAAGGTAAAAGTAAGGCTGGTCAATTGGGCTAG